A genomic window from Fusarium falciforme chromosome 2, complete sequence includes:
- a CDS encoding Putative class ii aldolase protein, whose translation MTPSAEILDEALEVSQSTKSKEKTPLEAISHGNVLPDIPTFPTFKEHRRHILTHTAATFRYFARQNYVEGQSGHISVRDPEFPNLMWMNPLSRHFGMLTAGDMLCIDISSGEIVGGAPNPTTGGRTVNMAGYYIHSAVHLRRPDIHAICHAHGISGRAWSVFGRPLDMLTQDVCNFHGILAVYDAYDGIVFGPQEGINIAEALGSSNKAAILMNHGLLTCGETVDEAGFMFGLLERSCEIQLQTEAAAANGIPKKIITDEEAAYNFKMASEKNALYREAQPDIEFEFFLAGGEEVLARGFNKLTLPNGVDSTSK comes from the exons ATGACTCCATCTGCAGAAATACTGGACGAGGCCCTGGAGGTGTCTCAAAGCACCAAATCAAAGGAAAAGACGCCCTTGGAGGCAATCTCCCATGGAAATGTCTTGCCAG ACATCCCAACCTTTCCAACATTCAAGGAGCACCGTAGGCACATATTGACTCATACGGCGGCCACCTTTCGATACTTTGCCCGTCAAAACTATGTCGAAGGCCAATCTGGCCACATCTCAGTCCGAGATCCTGAGTTTCCAAATTTGATGTGGATGAACCCTCTGAGTCGGCATTTCGGTATGCTCACGGCCGGAGATATGCTTTGCATCGATATTTCATCGGGTGAGATCGTTGGAGGAGCACCTAATCCGACAACTGGTGGAAGAACGGTCAACATGGCCGGGTACTACATCCACTCGGCAGTTCATCTTCGGCGACCAGATATACATGCCATTTGCCATGCACATGGGATTTCTGGAAGGGCCTGGTCAGTTTTCGGTCGCCCTCTAGACATGCTGACCCAGGATGTCTGCAACTTTCATGGAATTCTTGCCGTCTACGATGCCTACGACGGGATTGTCTTTGGGCCTCAAGAGGGCATCAACATCGCCGAGGCCCTGGGGTCAAGCAACAAGGCGGCAATTCTAATGAACCACGGCTTGCTCACATGCGGCGAGACGGTAGATGAGGCAGGCTTCATGTTTGGACTCCTGGAGCGGTCATGCGAGATCCAACTCCAAACCGAGGCCGCAGCGGCCAACGGCATACCCAAGAAGATCATTACGGACGAAGAGGCGGCCTACAACTTCAAGATGGCTTCTGAGAAGAATGCATTGTATAGGGAGGCCCAACCTGATATTGAGTTTGAATTTTTCTTGGCTGGCGGAGAAGAGGTTCTCGCAAGGGGGTTCAACAAGTTGACGTTGCCAAACGGTGTCGATTCTACGTCTAAATAA
- a CDS encoding HET domain-containing protein → MDPQRLPDVLRSPAEWPCETCKSLVPDRKKTDEATYIHTTYRREDVYPDYPGLAASAASGCKLCNLFRHALISVGSLTAWRNDENDTHPFWDHETGQDLSLKMNWDRRIAITATLHLMPFKPIHESDSFSLEGQPPQYNGMVHSLWLKYGPVTRPLRSETGAEFWSGSVLEMSVFDSPEPTDLPKNFADAARVCIQLGIPYLWIDSLCIIQDSADDWKREAVKMHLVYRHAVVTIVATSATSTHDGFLDRDFEKTLAAKVHYSLDYGQDIPPSGHGRDRYVVFYHRQHYKDSFPTYAINNSKWNTRAWTMQERSLSTRLIHFCRNKIFFECRSCIKSEENEPAAHYALMTRILWPRDPSTSWDTLYEYWQWCLTQYCPRNLTKGKDKLIAIQSVAEEMMSITKWEYIRFAGMWRHKISEELFWIFPYGEARRPDAARAPSWSWSALDGHVSFNPRILPKGKRSVPEHLALIFDEIKVDVIDVYPSREHTPTGEIHGYLEVKAWMRPISTVVKAKSVNDDEEFLPFKLVAGADGVSHGSGEQEHVFAHGRLDIDTPRGNTRLLYLHISIDKRLTGLILELGPEDTTITGKSLEAWRRVGVATIFDDQRGFILSTDLFGNGTGRSKIIMV, encoded by the exons ATGGATCCTCAAAGACTTCCAGATGTTCTTAGATCACCGGCAGAGTGGCCTTGCGAAACATGTAAATCCCTGGTGCCCGACCGCAAAAAGACCGACGAGGCTACCTATATCCACACGACATATCGACGAGAAGATGTATACCCAGACTATCCTGGGCTTGCAGCCTCGGCTGCTAGTGGTTGCAAACTTTGCAACCTCTTCCGTCATGCTCTGATCTCAGTCGGGTCCTTGACCGCTTGGCGCAACGACGAGAACGACACGCACCCCTTCTGGGATCACGAAACTGGGCAAGATCTGTCTCTGAAGATGAATTGGGATCGAAGAATTGCCATAACAGCTACGCTTCACTTGATGCCTTTCAAGCCCATCCATGAATCGGATAGCTTCTCCCTTGAGGGCCAACCTCCGCAGTATAACGGGATGGTACACTCGCTGTGGCTAAAGTACGGCCCAGTAACACGTCCTTTGAGGAGCGAAACGGGTGCCGAATTTTGGTCTGGGTCTGTTCTTGAGATGTCCGTCTTTGATTCTCCCG AGCCGACCGACCTACCCAAGAACTTTGCTGATGCGGCACGAGTATGCATCCAACTCGGAATCCCATATCTTTGGATAGACTCACTCTGCATCATCCAAGACTCGGCCGATGATTGGAAGCgggaggctgtcaagatgcACCTCGTGTATCGCCACGCCGTAGTAACCATCGTCGCAACTTCAGCCACGTCAACACATGACGGATTCCTTGACCGCGACTTCGAAAAGACTCTGGCCGCAAAGGTTCACTACTCCCTTGACTATGGCCAAGATATTCCACCATCTGGGCATGGCCGGGATAGATATGTGGTCTTCTACCATCGTCAACACTATAAAGATTCGTTCCCTACATACGCAATCAACAATTCCAAGTGGAACACCAGGGCTTGGACAATGCAAGAGAGAAGCCTCTCGACGAGGCTCATACACTTTTGCCGCAACAAGATCTTCTTTGAATGCCGGTCCTGCATCAAGTCTGAAGAGAACGAACCAGCTGCCCACTATGCCCTGATGACCAGAATACTCTGGCCCAGAGATCCTTCGACATCCTGGGATACGCTTTATGAGTATTGGCAGTGGTGCCTGACGCAGTATTGCCCAAGAAACCTAACCAAGGGCAAAGACAAGCTCATCGCAATCCAAAGCGtggccgaggagatgatgagtATCACCAAGTGGGAGTATATCAGATTTGCAGGCATGTGGAGGCACAAGATCAGCGAGGAGCTCTTTTGGATCTTTCCCTACGGAGAAGCTAGAAGGCCTGATGCCGCTCGTGCACCGAGTTGGTCATGGAGTGCGCTGGATGGACACGTCTCGTTCAATCCCCGAATCCTGCCAAAGGGGAAGCGAAGCGTACCAGAGCACCTGGCTCTCATCTTTGATGAGATAAAGGTGGATGTTATCGATGTGTACCCCTCGAGGGAACATACTCCCACTGGTGAGATACATGGTTATCTCGAGGTCAAAGCCTGGATGCGGCCTATCTCAACGGTTGTGAAGGCTAAGAGTGTTAATGATGACGAAGAATTTCTCCCGTTCAAACTTGTAGCTGGAGCTGACGGAGTCAGTCACGGCAGCGGAGAACAAGAGCATGTTTTCGCTCACGGGAGGTTGGATATAGACACGCCCAGAGGGAACACCAGGCTGCTCTATCTGCACATCAGCATTGATAAGCGCCTAACGGGCCTCATTCTTGAGCTCGGGCCAGAAGATACGACAATAACAGGAAAATCACTGGAAGCCTGGAGAAGAGTGGGCGTTGCCACTATCTTTGACGACCAAAGGGGATTCATTCTCTCAACGGATCTATTTGGGAACGGGACAGGGCGATCAAAGATCATCATGGTGTGA
- a CDS encoding FAD-binding PCMH-type domain-containing protein, producing MAQAQNPQSLLQLGMEQVGWFKSKKIPVHTPGEVEYERAVANNNLLYRFARPACVLQPEHNSHIRIIIARAKEKKLPVCIKGGGHSYAGFSTINDGLLIDLVNMKRVDLDMEKKTVTMQAGAQWGHAYKELINDHHDGWIINGGRCPTVGVSGFTLGSGLGPFTRSFGMGSDNLLEATIITAAGETVTVKNTGNAKKEEQDLFWAFCGAGGGNFGVVVELKVKLQELHGKDVVAGRFTWSPEHCEEAQKDFMDTMVKFYTTNWPNEMTIDSSWLCDLRDGRKDPAVRFLVYYNGTEPQFDELIDRHLGGVSENGEEKKLPKQLKRRTLQEKSTRFLHETLVSQWSEETIRAFPSNPSYKIYTSFVFGNEKDEIQKITEIIKKEMEEFRKEFSGEQGLLQVTWIHCGGKAGEKQPDESAYPWRGGVYHAYIMIDWQEKFLELDMRGFLEKMNEKLRPFSHSKRAVFINFADPALKKDAHEEAYYGPNKERLRKIKAVWDKDNFFGWSQGVQLPEKVAHREGDECADVAGHEEFLGAKELLDKAAKCQWPTFTAPPNNNLVGGVQGVTGLTF from the coding sequence ATGGCACAAGCACAGAACCCGCAGAGCCTGCTCCAGCTTGGCATGGAACAAGTCGGCTGgttcaagtccaagaagattCCCGTGCACACTCCCGGAGAAGTCGAGTATGAGAGAGCTGTCGCAAACAACAACCTCTTGTACCGCTTCGCCAGACCAGCCTGCGTACTCCAGCCCGAACACAACTCTCACATCcgcatcatcatcgctcgtgccaaggagaagaagctgccgGTTTGCATCAAGGGTGGCGGCCATTCTTATGCAGGCTTTTCCACCATCAATGATGGTCTCTTGATTGATCTGGTCAACATGAAGAGGGTCGACCTTGATATGGAGAAAAAGACCGTCACGATGCAGGCCGGTGCTCAATGGGGCCATGCATACAAGGAGCTCATCAACGATCATCATGACGGGTGGATCATCAATGGCGGGCGATGTCCTACTGTCGGAGTGAGCGGTTTCACCCTCGGTAGCGGCCTTGGTCCTTTTACTCGAAGCTTCGGTATGGGTAGCGACAACCTGCTCGaggccaccatcatcacggcTGCTGGGGAGACTGTCACTGTCAAGAACACTGGCAACgcaaagaaggaggagcaaGATCTGTTCTGGGCATTCTGcggtgctggtggtggcAACTTTGGTGTTGTCGTCGAACTCAAGGTGAAGCTTCAAGAGCTGCACGGAAAGGATGTTGTTGCTGGGAGGTTTACATGGTCGCCCGAGCACTGCGAAGAAGCCCAAAAGGATTTTATGGACACCATGGTCAAGTTCTACACCACCAATTGGCCCAACGAGATGACCATCGACAGTTCGTGGCTGTGCGATCTCAGGGATGGGAGGAAAGATCCTGCGGTTCGGTTCCTGGTTTACTACAACGGCACCGAACCCCAGTTTGATGAGCTGATTGATCGGCATCTCGGAGGCGTCAGCGAAAAtggggaagagaagaaactgCCAAAGCAGCTCAAGAGACGTACACTGCAAGAGAAGTCGACGAGGTTCCTTCACGAAACCCTTGTCTCTCAGTGGTCAGAGGAGACCATCCGGGCGTTCCCCTCGAACCCATCCTACAAAATCTACACATCATTCGTCTTTGGTAACGAGAAGGACGAGATCCAAAAGATCACCGAAATCATCAAGAAAGAGATGGAAGAGTTCAGAAAGGAATTCAGCGGCGAGCAGGGTCTGCTTCAGGTCACATGGATCCATTGCGGAGGCAAGGCGGGCGAGAAGCAGCCTGATGAATCGGCTTATCCCTGGCGCGGAGGCGTCTACCACGCATACATAATGATTGACTGGCAGGAGAAGTTCCTCGAGCTGGACATGAGGGGCTTCTTGGAAAAGATGAATGAGAAGCTGAGGCCCTTCTCCCACTCGAAGCGAGCCGTCTTCATCAACTTTGCCGACCCAGCCCTCAAGAAGGACGCCCACGAGGAGGCATACTACGGACCCAACAAGGAGAGGCTGcgcaagatcaaggccgtTTGGGACAAGGATAATTTCTTTGGCTGGTCTCAGGGTGTCCAGCTTCCGGAGAAGGTGGCGCATCGCGAAGGGGACGAGTGCGCAGACGTAGCCGGTCATGAAGAGTTCCTGGGTGCAAAAGAACTGTTGGACAAGGCTGCCAAGTGTCAGTGGCCGACCTTTACGGCGCCCCCTAATAACAACCTCGTTGGGGGTGTTCAGGGTGTTACTGGCTTGACGTTTTGA